Below is a window of Candidatus Viadribacter manganicus DNA.
CATGCTTCAGCCAGATCGGACTTGGCGTTGTGAGCATCAAGGGGCGAATAGGACTTGGCGCGCCGATAAGACGCGTTCAGCGCCTTCTAAGGACGTTTGAGACCTGACCGGAAACGAATGCGATAGGGGAGAAGCACGATGCCGGTGATCACGGAAAGGAGCGTGATCAGAGTGACGATGATGATGAGCGGGTGGTTGAAGTCTTCGTGGTTTTGCCAATCCATGATGTGGAGAGCCCAAAGCGTATCGTAGATGCGCCATAAATCGGAGCGGCGCGCTGTGACCGCGCCAGTATTTTGCGCGACGTAGACTGAAAGGCCGCCTTCAGGAAACTGGACGCGCCACGCCGGCAAGGCGCCGCGATATTCGGACGTTTCCTCATTGACGAGCGTTGTGCTCGTGGGCGCTGAGCTGAGGGTGACGTGCGTGCGCGCGATAGCGCTCGCCTCAGCCGCGCTGAGAGGCGAAAGACGCGCCAGGGTGGCGGCGTCGTAGAGCGCCGGCGGCGCTTCGGCGAATTCAGCGACAATAACTTGCCCGCTGGCGCGTCGCTCGATGGTGAGCTTTGTCGGCAACGCGTCTTGCGGGCCGCGCAGCGAGACGAGGGAGGCCAGCGTCGCGGTATCGATAACCTCTGCTTGCGCCGGCCGGATGAGGTTCTCGCTTCGGATCTGCTCGATGGGAAAGAGCGTGAAGAAAAGCCCGCTGACGACCCAGAACACAATTTGAATGCCCACAAGTAGTGCGAGCCACTTGTGCACAAAGGACGCAACGCGCGCTAACTTCATCGCTCTTCCCCCGGGCGTGCGATTTATTGAACGGTGAACCGAATGACGCCGTTCATCGAGTGGCCGGCGCCGCTCGCAGTCCAGCGTGCTTCGTAGGCGCCGGCGGCGAGCGCCGGCAGGGCGACAGAATAGGCGCCGGTGGGCGCGCTCGGGCGGCGAAAGCTCGCGTTGACTGGCGTATTGTTAGGGCCCGTTATGGCGACGGTTTGCAGCATGACCGGATGCGCAAAGGTGAGCGCCATGGTGCGCGGCGCGACAGCGAGCGTGGCGCCGTCGCTTGGTGTTGAGGCCGCAAGCATTTGCGAGCTGGCGGCGTTATGGTCCGCGTGCTGATCTTGGCCGTGCTCGTGCGTGTGATCGGCAAAGGCCG
It encodes the following:
- a CDS encoding PepSY domain-containing protein; protein product: MKLARVASFVHKWLALLVGIQIVFWVVSGLFFTLFPIEQIRSENLIRPAQAEVIDTATLASLVSLRGPQDALPTKLTIERRASGQVIVAEFAEAPPALYDAATLARLSPLSAAEASAIARTHVTLSSAPTSTTLVNEETSEYRGALPAWRVQFPEGGLSVYVAQNTGAVTARRSDLWRIYDTLWALHIMDWQNHEDFNHPLIIIVTLITLLSVITGIVLLPYRIRFRSGLKRP
- a CDS encoding copper resistance CopC family protein is translated as MKRILFALAMVAAPMPAFADHTHEHGQDQHADHNAASSQMLAASTPSDGATLAVAPRTMALTFAHPVMLQTVAITGPNNTPVNASFRRPSAPTGAYSVALPALAAGAYEARWTASGAGHSMNGVIRFTVQ